One part of the Bacteroidia bacterium genome encodes these proteins:
- a CDS encoding TfoX/Sxy family protein, which translates to MTLSNDFFEFVQDQLSPWCKIDKKRMFGVLGLYREGLMFGIIAKDIVYLKVDDSNKDKYLDAGSTPLKVFKNNSVVPSYYKLPVDVLENAEEFIEWAKESYAIQVNKNFN; encoded by the coding sequence ATGACTTTATCAAATGATTTTTTTGAATTTGTTCAAGACCAATTATCTCCCTGGTGCAAGATCGATAAAAAACGAATGTTCGGTGTCTTAGGGCTTTATCGAGAGGGTTTAATGTTTGGCATTATTGCCAAGGATATTGTCTATCTGAAAGTAGATGATTCGAATAAAGATAAATACCTGGATGCGGGTTCGACCCCCCTAAAAGTCTTTAAAAATAATTCTGTAGTACCTTCTTATTATAAACTTCCTGTAGATGTCCTGGAGAATGCTGAAGAATTTATTGAATGGGCAAAAGAATCCTATGCAATTCAAGTAAACAAAAACTTCAATTAG
- a CDS encoding amidohydrolase family protein, whose translation MKTFTTLLLLFLISIPLKAQEKGKPIIDMHQHARFKVWLDETGNPYPRLCFPYPCDAEAAKAIKDEDIQHLTLEEMAKYNIVKAVVSDENLDDVYKWKSSDPEKFIAGCAFFSIKAADSLRFRQELENGNLQIMGEIGVQYDGMAPNNKALEPYFSLAEEFDVPVLIHCEGIGGGDHRFNLSSGNPLLLQEVLVRHPNLRIYIENAAWPFLEEITSLMYRYPNVYVDFSTIVWLAPETSVYKYLKGLIENGLGKRIMYGSDQMEWPESIGIGIERIRKADFLTEEQKRDIFYNNAARFLKLSDEEIKKHHE comes from the coding sequence ATGAAAACTTTTACTACTCTCCTTTTACTGTTTTTAATAAGTATTCCATTAAAAGCTCAAGAAAAAGGAAAACCAATTATTGATATGCATCAGCATGCCAGATTTAAGGTATGGCTGGATGAAACTGGAAATCCCTATCCAAGATTATGTTTCCCTTATCCATGTGATGCCGAAGCAGCAAAAGCAATAAAAGATGAAGACATTCAACATCTTACGTTGGAGGAGATGGCTAAATACAATATTGTGAAAGCAGTAGTCTCGGATGAAAATTTAGATGATGTCTACAAATGGAAATCTTCTGATCCAGAAAAATTTATTGCAGGATGCGCCTTTTTTTCTATTAAAGCTGCCGACTCTTTAAGATTTAGACAGGAACTCGAAAATGGAAATCTTCAAATCATGGGAGAAATTGGTGTCCAATATGATGGAATGGCTCCCAATAATAAAGCACTTGAACCATATTTTTCTCTGGCTGAAGAATTTGACGTCCCCGTTCTAATTCACTGTGAAGGAATTGGCGGGGGAGATCATAGATTTAATTTGTCTTCTGGAAATCCCTTGCTTCTACAAGAAGTATTAGTTCGACATCCAAACTTGCGAATTTATATTGAAAATGCTGCCTGGCCATTTTTGGAAGAGATTACTTCATTAATGTATAGGTATCCAAATGTATATGTGGATTTTTCAACAATAGTATGGTTAGCCCCGGAGACAAGTGTATATAAATATTTAAAAGGCCTAATTGAAAATGGATTGGGGAAAAGGATAATGTATGGTTCAGATCAAATGGAATGGCCAGAATCTATTGGAATTGGAATCGAAAGGATAAGGAAAGCAGATTTTTTAACGGAAGAACAAAAAAGAGATATATTTTATAACAATGCTGCTCGATTTTTAAAATTAAGCGATGAAGAAATCAAGAAGCACCATGAATAA
- a CDS encoding alpha/beta hydrolase fold domain-containing protein, with protein MKKQVLLYLSMDARLNHPSIETYGKGYFLPHPLIQWLADPYKRKDEDILDPLMSPLFTEDVSQLPPVFVCMAEKIRKRGRWGLCEKDVGSR; from the coding sequence ATAAAAAAGCAAGTCCTTCTTTATCTGAGTATGGATGCCCGCCTGAATCACCCTTCCATTGAAACCTATGGGAAAGGATATTTTTTGCCCCACCCCCTGATACAATGGTTGGCGGACCCGTATAAAAGAAAAGATGAAGATATTCTCGATCCTCTGATGTCTCCTTTATTTACAGAGGATGTATCACAGCTGCCTCCTGTTTTTGTTTGTATGGCAGAAAAGATCCGCAAAAGAGGACGGTGGGGCTTATGCGAAAAGGATGTAGGAAGCAGATAA
- a CDS encoding carboxypeptidase-like regulatory domain-containing protein, translating to MKILASIIISLSILNSLDAKSKIIYGIVYNDLGEKLHEVSISLNGNETSTITDCNGKFQIRAEKGDTLIVSKDGYLIEKRKVKVLGRNKIRLCFDYTGFKEKMEGYSSIFLPGSQPLFILDGSPPQSSYYLAVAENAQEEDFLPVIVLKGKAATDLFGECARNGAIWLRTKCGLFNQKGERVHFIEP from the coding sequence ATGAAAATTCTTGCCTCAATAATTATCTCTTTATCAATCCTGAATTCTCTGGATGCCAAATCCAAAATAATTTACGGGATTGTTTATAACGATTTAGGTGAAAAACTTCATGAGGTTAGCATATCCTTAAATGGTAATGAAACCTCTACTATTACAGACTGTAATGGAAAATTTCAAATTAGAGCAGAAAAAGGAGATACCTTAATTGTGTCAAAAGATGGATACCTAATCGAGAAAAGAAAAGTCAAGGTGCTTGGAAGAAATAAAATAAGACTTTGCTTTGATTATACAGGATTCAAAGAAAAAATGGAAGGATATTCATCCATTTTCCTTCCTGGAAGTCAACCCTTATTTATTCTTGATGGGAGTCCCCCTCAAAGTAGCTACTATTTGGCTGTAGCAGAGAATGCTCAGGAAGAAGATTTTTTGCCAGTAATAGTATTAAAAGGAAAAGCAGCTACTGATCTTTTTGGAGAATGTGCCCGAAATGGCGCTATTTGGTTAAGAACAAAATGTGGGCTATTTAATCAAAAGGGTGAAAGAGTGCATTTCATAGAGCCATAA
- a CDS encoding gamma-glutamylcyclotransferase family protein — protein MLLFFYGLFMDIDILAKNGVNPTNPRKAYLEDYALKIGTRASLIPAKGERAYGLLMSLEKEAVTKLYAEASVSDYLAEEVEVVIENQESRNAICYNLPQEALSGTNASYAKALYALARQLDFPEDYLAKIKKMTSSEA, from the coding sequence ATGCTGCTTTTTTTCTACGGCTTATTTATGGATATCGACATTTTAGCTAAAAATGGTGTCAATCCCACAAATCCCCGAAAAGCCTATCTTGAAGACTATGCCTTGAAGATTGGAACTCGTGCTTCATTGATTCCTGCTAAAGGAGAAAGGGCTTATGGTTTGTTGATGAGTTTGGAAAAGGAGGCGGTAACAAAGCTTTATGCCGAGGCCAGCGTATCTGACTACCTAGCTGAAGAGGTGGAGGTTGTAATAGAAAACCAGGAATCCCGGAATGCAATATGTTACAATCTCCCGCAGGAAGCTTTGAGCGGTACAAATGCGTCCTATGCAAAAGCCCTGTATGCATTAGCCCGGCAATTGGATTTTCCCGAAGATTACCTGGCAAAGATTAAAAAGATGACAAGCTCAGAGGCATAA
- a CDS encoding type 1 glutamine amidotransferase family protein, whose protein sequence is MKKIFVFLFEGFSDWEIAFLTPEVKKSEKFDLIYFSEKGNPISSMGGLQIRPDRALKEITPESIDLLILPGGTAWEKGENEGIQQLTKTVFESGKTVAAICAATTYLGQLGILDNSRHTSNDLNYLKAIAPNYRGEKNYENTLATRDKNLITANGIAPIEFAKEIFTNIKLYDSDHIEKWFQLFKNGIWEE, encoded by the coding sequence ATGAAGAAGATATTTGTATTCTTATTTGAGGGATTTTCGGATTGGGAAATAGCTTTTCTGACACCTGAAGTAAAAAAAAGTGAAAAATTTGACTTGATTTACTTTTCAGAAAAAGGAAACCCGATTTCGTCAATGGGTGGTTTGCAAATAAGGCCAGATAGGGCTTTGAAAGAGATTACTCCTGAATCCATAGATCTATTAATTCTACCAGGTGGAACTGCTTGGGAAAAAGGAGAAAATGAAGGGATTCAACAGTTAACGAAAACTGTTTTCGAATCAGGTAAAACTGTTGCAGCAATTTGTGCAGCTACGACCTATCTTGGCCAATTAGGAATTCTGGATAATTCAAGGCACACAAGCAATGATTTGAACTATTTAAAGGCAATCGCTCCCAATTACCGTGGGGAAAAAAATTACGAGAACACATTAGCTACAAGGGATAAAAATCTTATTACAGCTAATGGAATTGCTCCCATTGAATTTGCCAAAGAGATATTTACGAACATAAAACTCTATGATTCAGATCATATTGAAAAGTGGTTTCAATTGTTTAAAAACGGAATTTGGGAAGAGTAA
- a CDS encoding M36 family metallopeptidase, giving the protein MSDLNLTDSDIEGLIITNEYSSKHNGITHVYLNQTYKGIPISGAVINVNIDKHGRILNLGNRFVTDIKNRISADQPSLSRRTAAQFAYQESLKPGSQSPAISNSDERPYQAQEMYFLDNNGQKIPMKKRGISAEKEAVLLDAEKGVEEMIVDENISNQPFPVKLVYHLTENGKLKLAYELMFESKDQQHYWLIQVDASNGESLVKRDLITHDHWEAPSRTAEHKENVETPVSFYDHSPRPMIFAPPPHPNKYKVYQVPVESPIHATNPYPLDGRKLEVNPADPVASPFGWHDIDGATGAEYTTTQGNNVHAYEDRAGINAPGYSPDGGSKLDFRFPLDPAAQVDPAVYEDASITNLFYWNNVSHDIFYKYGFDEAAGNFQVNNYGNGGIGGDDVRAEGQDGGGFNNANFFTPPDGSRPRMQMFNWTGPAPDDLFTVNDPKAIAGNYPAKLASFGPAPSAGVSGDLVLVDDGVAPTTDACSPLGQIYSENFNLLSFPNLPPSLGNIDVDGNNANLGLQGLWAPPGTPWLGAFLSGDPISASTSWFDTPGQADDWMITPAINLGGNNQLSWRAISLDQNFSDDYEVRISTTGNTIADFMANPPLLTVNGENPFFTNRSLDLSALGFNNQTVYVAFRNISVDKYILVIDDVSVFDVPDYSNKIVLIDRGGCGFSTKVLNAQATGAEAVIVVNNIPGAEPFSMGGFGFGINIPSIMVSYETGLELKNAMQNGTVNVRIQGDRVFLDGDLDNGIIVHEYGHGVSIRLTGGALNTFCLFNAEQMGEGWSDYLGLVLTMQNNDAGEDHRGIGTFALGQTPEGNGIRPFPYSTDFNINPSTYGGVADFSTYSQPHGIGSIWAQMLWDMTWAFVDVYGFDKDFYDGNGGNNIALQLVMDGMKLQACNPGFVDGRDAILLADQINNNGANQCLIWKAFADRGLGYSASQGSSFDRLDGVEAFDMPPGCESNMQFVLVDAKTNQDIGILSDGDVLDMNALGTANFNIRAESIGNAAIGSVLMVGAGENHATNSTPFTLGAYAGGNYASVDDLGPGKHIVRAYPYSGNNKSGSAMGPSSVAFEIINSVPKINSLTLFNASNNQAIGQLNDGDVIDLASIGTDKISIVANVAEFDQVASFHFNLNEGFYEHTENDPIYAIAGNTGTNLEALVLEPGAYSLSVTAYEKINRGGAMGNPVKLNFTVINTSERAGSFAETEVKLHPNPTNKQLIVDLVSSSNEMLDIHILDATGKLVRIQKIEVNKGPQSLRLNMDKLPDGIYFLKFSLGEVVHAKKFVKSSE; this is encoded by the coding sequence ATGAGTGATCTCAATCTGACCGATTCAGATATTGAAGGGCTTATTATTACAAATGAATACAGCAGCAAGCATAATGGGATTACTCATGTATACCTTAATCAGACTTATAAGGGTATACCCATTTCAGGAGCTGTGATCAACGTAAATATTGATAAACACGGCAGAATTCTGAACCTAGGGAATCGATTTGTAACAGATATAAAAAACCGAATCAGTGCAGATCAGCCTTCTTTGAGCAGAAGAACTGCTGCTCAGTTTGCCTACCAGGAATCTTTGAAACCGGGCTCACAAAGTCCTGCCATTTCGAATAGCGACGAGCGGCCCTACCAAGCTCAGGAAATGTATTTCCTGGATAATAATGGTCAAAAAATCCCTATGAAAAAACGAGGGATTTCGGCAGAAAAGGAAGCTGTATTACTTGATGCAGAAAAAGGGGTAGAAGAGATGATTGTGGATGAAAATATTTCAAATCAACCGTTCCCTGTCAAATTGGTATATCATCTGACAGAAAATGGGAAACTGAAACTTGCTTATGAACTTATGTTTGAGAGCAAAGATCAGCAACATTACTGGCTGATTCAGGTAGATGCATCTAATGGTGAAAGCCTGGTAAAACGAGACCTCATTACCCACGACCACTGGGAAGCGCCAAGTAGGACAGCTGAGCATAAAGAAAATGTGGAAACGCCGGTCTCCTTTTACGACCATTCTCCCAGACCTATGATTTTTGCACCTCCTCCTCATCCCAATAAATACAAAGTGTATCAGGTCCCGGTCGAAAGCCCGATTCATGCGACAAACCCTTATCCCCTCGATGGGAGGAAGCTGGAAGTAAATCCTGCTGATCCTGTAGCTTCGCCTTTTGGCTGGCATGATATTGATGGTGCGACTGGAGCGGAATACACTACAACTCAGGGTAACAATGTACATGCTTACGAAGACAGAGCTGGAATTAATGCTCCTGGATATAGTCCGGATGGAGGCTCGAAGCTAGACTTCAGATTTCCGCTCGATCCTGCCGCTCAGGTTGATCCGGCTGTGTACGAAGATGCCTCAATTACCAATCTGTTTTACTGGAACAATGTTTCACACGACATTTTCTACAAATACGGTTTTGACGAAGCTGCTGGAAACTTTCAGGTAAATAACTACGGAAATGGAGGCATTGGAGGGGATGATGTACGAGCTGAAGGGCAAGACGGAGGAGGCTTTAACAATGCAAATTTCTTTACTCCTCCCGATGGTTCCCGCCCTCGCATGCAAATGTTTAATTGGACAGGCCCTGCGCCCGATGATCTTTTTACCGTGAATGATCCTAAGGCTATCGCTGGCAATTATCCTGCAAAATTGGCTTCTTTCGGTCCTGCTCCTAGCGCAGGAGTAAGTGGAGACCTGGTCCTGGTAGATGACGGAGTAGCTCCAACTACAGATGCTTGCTCCCCATTAGGTCAAATATATTCTGAGAATTTCAACTTGCTCAGCTTTCCCAATCTTCCGCCTTCACTTGGCAATATAGATGTTGATGGAAACAATGCTAACTTAGGGCTTCAAGGCTTATGGGCACCTCCTGGAACCCCTTGGCTAGGTGCCTTTCTAAGTGGGGACCCCATATCCGCAAGTACTTCCTGGTTTGATACTCCCGGGCAAGCGGATGACTGGATGATTACACCTGCCATAAATCTTGGAGGGAATAATCAGCTTAGTTGGAGAGCTATATCACTTGACCAGAACTTCAGTGACGACTACGAAGTAAGGATTTCAACCACGGGTAATACCATAGCCGATTTCATGGCTAATCCGCCCTTGTTGACTGTAAACGGAGAAAATCCCTTTTTCACAAACAGGTCGCTCGATCTGAGCGCTTTGGGCTTCAATAATCAGACGGTATATGTTGCATTCAGAAATATATCAGTTGATAAATATATTTTAGTCATCGACGATGTTTCTGTTTTCGATGTTCCAGATTATAGCAATAAAATTGTTCTGATAGACCGGGGTGGATGTGGATTTTCAACCAAAGTACTCAATGCTCAAGCTACAGGTGCAGAAGCTGTAATCGTGGTAAATAATATTCCTGGAGCAGAGCCTTTTTCGATGGGAGGCTTTGGATTTGGAATTAACATTCCCTCCATCATGGTCAGCTACGAAACCGGATTGGAACTTAAGAACGCCATGCAAAATGGTACTGTAAATGTAAGGATTCAGGGGGACAGAGTATTCCTGGATGGCGATCTGGACAATGGGATCATCGTGCACGAATACGGTCATGGAGTTTCTATACGACTTACGGGGGGGGCCTTGAATACCTTCTGTTTATTCAATGCTGAGCAGATGGGTGAAGGGTGGAGTGATTACTTAGGCCTGGTTCTAACCATGCAAAATAATGATGCAGGAGAAGACCATAGAGGCATCGGGACTTTCGCTTTGGGACAAACTCCTGAAGGAAATGGCATTCGCCCTTTCCCTTATTCTACAGATTTCAACATTAATCCTTCTACTTATGGAGGTGTAGCTGACTTTTCCACTTACAGTCAGCCTCATGGAATAGGCTCCATTTGGGCCCAAATGCTCTGGGATATGACATGGGCTTTTGTGGATGTATATGGCTTTGATAAAGATTTTTACGACGGCAATGGAGGAAACAACATAGCCTTGCAATTAGTCATGGATGGTATGAAATTGCAAGCCTGTAATCCAGGCTTCGTTGATGGTCGTGATGCAATCCTTCTAGCTGATCAGATCAATAATAATGGAGCAAATCAATGCCTGATCTGGAAAGCTTTTGCCGACCGTGGCTTGGGTTATAGTGCTAGCCAGGGAAGCTCATTTGATAGGCTTGATGGCGTAGAAGCCTTTGATATGCCGCCCGGATGTGAAAGTAACATGCAATTTGTTCTGGTCGATGCAAAAACAAATCAGGACATCGGCATTCTATCGGATGGAGATGTTTTAGACATGAATGCTTTAGGAACTGCTAACTTTAATATACGAGCAGAATCTATAGGTAATGCTGCTATTGGAAGTGTATTGATGGTTGGAGCAGGGGAAAATCATGCCACTAATTCAACTCCATTTACCCTGGGAGCCTATGCTGGAGGAAACTATGCTTCAGTAGATGATCTGGGGCCCGGCAAACATATCGTTCGGGCTTATCCTTATTCGGGCAACAATAAATCAGGTTCAGCTATGGGTCCGTCTAGTGTAGCTTTTGAAATTATCAACTCTGTCCCGAAAATTAACAGCCTGACCTTATTCAATGCCTCAAATAACCAGGCCATTGGTCAGTTGAATGATGGAGATGTGATTGACCTCGCATCTATCGGAACGGATAAAATCAGCATTGTTGCAAATGTAGCTGAATTCGATCAGGTCGCAAGTTTCCATTTCAACCTGAATGAAGGCTTCTATGAACATACTGAAAACGACCCGATTTACGCGATTGCAGGAAACACAGGTACAAACCTCGAAGCCTTAGTACTCGAACCAGGAGCGTACTCCCTCAGCGTCACAGCCTATGAAAAGATTAATAGAGGCGGTGCAATGGGTAATCCTGTAAAACTGAATTTTACCGTAATCAATACTTCAGAAAGAGCAGGAAGTTTTGCTGAAACCGAAGTAAAACTCCATCCTAATCCGACGAATAAGCAATTAATCGTAGACCTGGTATCCTCATCGAATGAAATGCTAGATATTCATATCCTGGATGCTACCGGCAAATTGGTGAGGATTCAGAAAATTGAAGTAAACAAAGGCCCACAAAGCCTTCGTTTAAATATGGATAAATTACCAGATGGTATTTATTTCCTCAAGTTTAGTCTTGGAGAAGTAGTTCATGCGAAAAAGTTTGTCAAATCGAGCGAATAA
- a CDS encoding alpha/beta hydrolase, with amino-acid sequence MQVSKKSFDEGLQSFVFSGNMLAALISRKWGVNLFHSLTKMLKGKNIKGLHCEERYIPSRSGGDDIRVRIFKPENFEGELPGKLYNHGGGYMLGVPEVSLELLEQYIKTRACVIVAPDYRKSVKQPFPAGFNDCYDTLLWMKENASSLGIRPSKFIIAGHSAGGGLTAAVSLKARDTGDADIAFQMPIYPMIDHRQETESAKAFTTVPVWNGITNKLAWDFYLQDQQGKVPVYASPSLNKDYKDFPPTISFVGDMEPFKDETIEYIDMLKKFNVPTKFELYKGAFHGFESVVKNAPISKQANKFQFEAYAEFYDKYAP; translated from the coding sequence ATGCAAGTCTCAAAAAAAAGCTTTGATGAAGGATTACAATCTTTTGTCTTCAGCGGTAATATGTTAGCTGCTTTGATCTCCCGAAAATGGGGGGTAAATCTCTTTCATTCGCTAACGAAAATGCTAAAAGGGAAAAATATAAAAGGGCTTCATTGTGAAGAACGTTACATCCCAAGTAGAAGTGGAGGCGATGATATCCGGGTGAGAATTTTTAAGCCTGAAAATTTTGAAGGAGAACTACCAGGCAAGCTTTACAATCATGGAGGAGGCTATATGCTCGGAGTGCCGGAAGTATCGCTGGAATTGCTTGAACAATATATCAAAACCAGAGCATGTGTAATTGTCGCACCCGATTATCGTAAATCTGTAAAACAACCCTTCCCCGCCGGTTTTAATGATTGCTATGATACCTTATTATGGATGAAGGAAAATGCAAGTTCTCTCGGAATTCGGCCCTCAAAATTTATCATAGCGGGGCATAGTGCAGGAGGTGGTTTGACCGCGGCTGTGAGCCTGAAAGCCAGAGATACGGGAGACGCGGATATTGCCTTTCAAATGCCTATATATCCTATGATTGACCATCGGCAGGAGACAGAATCGGCTAAAGCTTTTACTACTGTGCCTGTTTGGAATGGAATTACCAATAAACTGGCCTGGGATTTTTATTTGCAAGATCAGCAAGGCAAAGTGCCGGTATATGCTTCCCCTTCCTTAAATAAAGACTACAAAGATTTCCCACCGACCATCAGCTTTGTAGGAGATATGGAACCTTTCAAAGACGAAACCATCGAGTATATTGATATGCTCAAAAAATTTAATGTGCCGACCAAATTTGAATTGTATAAGGGCGCCTTCCATGGATTTGAGTCAGTGGTCAAAAATGCTCCGATCTCCAAACAGGCAAACAAATTTCAGTTCGAAGCATATGCTGAATTTTACGATAAATATGCTCCTTGA
- a CDS encoding antibiotic biosynthesis monooxygenase codes for MIRIIYSWKVAPEKRDLFIETWKKTTNHIHEEVKGARGSFMLQGEEDRGEIKTIARWDSLQDWEKFWKDSKPDQMQSMHELGERTSVEIFREVEDFTR; via the coding sequence ATGATACGAATCATATACAGTTGGAAAGTAGCACCAGAAAAACGGGATCTTTTCATTGAAACCTGGAAAAAGACCACCAACCACATCCATGAAGAGGTCAAAGGAGCGAGAGGCAGTTTTATGTTGCAAGGGGAAGAGGATAGGGGAGAAATAAAAACAATCGCCAGATGGGATTCTCTCCAGGACTGGGAGAAGTTCTGGAAGGATAGCAAGCCTGATCAAATGCAATCAATGCATGAGTTAGGGGAGCGAACCTCCGTTGAAATATTTCGGGAAGTTGAGGATTTTACCCGCTGA